A window of Terriglobus sp. RCC_193 contains these coding sequences:
- a CDS encoding SPFH domain-containing protein, translating to MEGSGFPIAGIILIAILALIALVTLLKTLYTVRTSQAGVVERFGKFHRIVRPGLHVLIPYGERVFFVDLQVQQAQFSVETKTRDNVFVQIPVSVQYQVVDDKIFDAFYRLSRPQKQIESFVFNSILGHVPKLTLDDTFEQMSGISIAVKTELDHTMHDFGFNILNALVTDIIPDSKVKDAMNDINAAQRSQVAAQARGEADKILKVKQAEAEAESKALQGRGIAAERQAIIDGLRASIEHFREAVPGATAEDVMALVLLTQYFDTLKDIGIRSGTNTLFLPNNPGAANDFLQQILAGLRGGTHRATKGESNTAL from the coding sequence ATGGAAGGCTCAGGTTTTCCGATCGCAGGAATCATCCTTATCGCCATTCTTGCTCTTATTGCCCTCGTCACATTGCTCAAAACCCTGTACACCGTCCGCACTTCGCAGGCGGGTGTGGTTGAACGTTTTGGCAAATTCCATCGCATCGTGCGCCCCGGCCTGCACGTGCTCATTCCATACGGAGAGCGCGTCTTCTTCGTCGACCTTCAGGTGCAGCAGGCACAGTTTTCGGTTGAGACCAAGACGCGCGACAACGTCTTCGTGCAGATTCCCGTCAGCGTGCAGTACCAGGTCGTCGACGACAAAATCTTCGATGCCTTCTATCGCCTCTCGCGTCCGCAGAAGCAGATTGAAAGCTTCGTCTTTAACTCCATCCTCGGCCACGTGCCCAAGCTCACGCTCGACGACACCTTCGAGCAGATGAGCGGCATCTCCATCGCCGTAAAGACCGAGCTCGATCACACCATGCACGACTTCGGTTTCAACATCCTCAACGCGCTCGTCACGGACATCATTCCGGACAGCAAGGTGAAGGACGCCATGAACGACATCAACGCCGCACAGCGCAGCCAGGTGGCGGCGCAGGCGCGTGGCGAAGCCGACAAGATTCTGAAGGTGAAGCAGGCCGAAGCAGAAGCGGAAAGCAAAGCCCTGCAGGGTCGAGGCATCGCTGCGGAACGCCAGGCCATCATCGACGGTCTGCGCGCCTCCATCGAACACTTTCGCGAAGCTGTTCCCGGCGCCACCGCGGAAGATGTCATGGCGCTTGTTCTGCTCACGCAATACTTTGACACGTTAAAGGACATTGGCATTCGCAGCGGAACCAACACGCTCTTCCTGCCCAACAATCCCGGCGCGGCCAATGATTTCCTGCAACAGATCCTTGCGGGTCTGCGAGGAGGAACGCATCGCGCAACCAAGGGTGAATCAAATACGGCGTTATAG
- a CDS encoding DUF3300 domain-containing protein, protein MSFLLVFPATELHALAQQQAPAPATDSAPQPAPLSEAELEQVVAPIALYPDALVAQVLGAATFPDQVTAAHDWLDQNKKLTGTSLSQAVDKQSWDPSVKALTQFPSVLDNMVKNLSWTSSLGEAYHTQAAQVMTAIQSLRAKAKAAGNLKTGSQITVVQQSPDVIVIQPTNPQVVYVPQYNPTVVYGAPVQTPGYSTAAVVGTALLAFGIGIAVGAAINNNCCGWGYSYWNCNWHGGAVVYRSNVYYGNRAWRGGVYGSSVTAYGPYGAASAGRAYNPTTGTYARGAAVSTPYGARAAGQAYNPYTGTAARGGAVAGPNGAAAAGQAYNARTGAYASTHQAANAYGNAGSSVVSRNGQTTYTQHETTARGSVAAVENSRGGAAVAGTGARGNSAAAVRTANGNRAVDVNGHVYTNTGGNRGFGAQRSGGVFGGNGSGWESRQASARGAASRGGGGFRGRR, encoded by the coding sequence TTGAGTTTTCTGCTGGTCTTTCCGGCAACGGAACTGCACGCTCTTGCGCAGCAACAGGCACCTGCACCGGCGACTGATTCTGCTCCTCAACCGGCGCCGCTTTCCGAAGCGGAGCTGGAACAGGTGGTGGCTCCGATTGCGCTTTATCCGGATGCGCTGGTTGCGCAGGTGCTGGGAGCAGCAACCTTTCCTGACCAGGTGACTGCCGCGCACGACTGGCTGGATCAGAACAAGAAGCTGACCGGAACGTCGCTCTCTCAAGCGGTGGACAAACAGTCATGGGACCCCAGTGTGAAGGCGTTGACGCAGTTTCCGTCTGTGCTGGACAACATGGTGAAGAACCTGAGCTGGACATCATCGCTGGGCGAGGCGTATCACACGCAGGCCGCACAGGTGATGACCGCGATTCAGTCGCTGCGTGCCAAGGCGAAAGCTGCGGGCAATCTGAAGACAGGTTCGCAGATCACGGTGGTGCAGCAATCGCCGGATGTGATCGTGATCCAGCCCACGAATCCGCAGGTGGTGTACGTTCCGCAGTACAACCCCACGGTGGTGTACGGTGCGCCGGTGCAAACGCCTGGCTATAGCACCGCGGCGGTGGTGGGAACAGCGCTGCTTGCCTTTGGTATTGGCATTGCGGTGGGTGCGGCCATCAACAACAACTGCTGCGGTTGGGGCTACAGCTACTGGAACTGCAACTGGCATGGTGGCGCGGTTGTTTACCGAAGCAATGTTTATTACGGAAACAGGGCGTGGCGCGGTGGCGTGTATGGCTCCAGCGTGACCGCCTATGGACCTTATGGCGCGGCTTCTGCCGGACGCGCTTATAACCCGACCACAGGAACCTACGCGCGTGGAGCAGCCGTCTCCACTCCTTACGGGGCGCGAGCAGCGGGGCAGGCTTACAACCCTTACACGGGCACTGCTGCTCGCGGAGGTGCGGTTGCGGGGCCGAATGGTGCGGCCGCAGCGGGGCAGGCTTATAACGCTCGCACCGGCGCTTACGCTTCCACGCACCAGGCGGCGAATGCCTATGGAAATGCCGGTAGCTCGGTCGTCTCAAGGAACGGTCAGACGACCTATACCCAGCATGAAACTACTGCCCGCGGTTCCGTTGCGGCTGTTGAGAACTCACGCGGTGGTGCGGCTGTTGCGGGAACGGGAGCACGTGGGAATAGCGCGGCTGCTGTGCGGACCGCGAATGGCAACCGGGCCGTGGACGTTAATGGCCATGTCTACACCAATACGGGAGGCAACCGTGGCTTCGGTGCGCAACGGAGTGGTGGCGTCTTTGGTGGGAACGGCAGCGGCTGGGAATCAAGACAGGCAAGCGCGCGGGGCGCCGCAAGCCGTGGTGGTGGCGGCTTCAGAGGCCGCAGATAG
- the dnaN gene encoding DNA polymerase III subunit beta — protein sequence METSGAAPTGNLDITVTRAELLRELTAAQSVVERKTTIPILSNFLFEADGERLTITATDLDQSLRTSCPARVKKSGACTVPARKLYDYIRLLPEGDISIKLMDNHWVQIRAGRSNTKMVGMARANFPQVPEFPTVGAVKVAAPSLKSLISKTIFAISSEESRYTLNGALLVLKAESMAMVATDGHRLAHVERFGETLEGISGEKKTLIPRKALGELSSLLANTPTSEDNDFIEFADDETTLFFRIGGRVLTSRKLTGQFPNYEAVLPRDNNKFVIVRSEDLMGALQRVSQFADERSGAIKIRLEQNELRISSSSTDAGESEDSIETPYNYDPLVVGFNSAYLIDFLKAIGNTGEVRLEFKDAQSAGQMRPEDANEDQKYRYILMPMRI from the coding sequence ATGGAAACCAGCGGCGCCGCTCCTACCGGCAATCTCGATATCACGGTCACTCGTGCGGAACTCCTTCGCGAACTGACCGCCGCACAGTCTGTCGTGGAACGGAAGACGACGATCCCCATCCTGTCGAACTTCCTCTTTGAGGCCGACGGCGAACGCCTGACCATCACGGCCACCGATCTGGACCAGAGCCTGCGCACCTCCTGCCCGGCACGCGTGAAAAAGTCCGGCGCATGCACCGTTCCCGCCCGCAAGCTCTACGACTATATCCGCCTGCTGCCGGAAGGTGACATCTCCATCAAGCTGATGGATAACCACTGGGTGCAGATCCGCGCCGGTCGCTCCAACACCAAGATGGTGGGCATGGCCCGCGCCAACTTCCCCCAGGTGCCGGAATTTCCCACCGTGGGCGCGGTCAAGGTGGCAGCACCCTCGCTGAAGAGCCTCATCTCCAAGACCATCTTCGCCATCTCCAGCGAGGAGTCGCGCTACACGCTCAACGGTGCACTGCTGGTCCTCAAGGCAGAGTCCATGGCCATGGTCGCCACGGACGGCCATCGTCTGGCCCACGTCGAGCGCTTCGGCGAAACACTCGAAGGCATCTCCGGCGAAAAGAAGACGCTCATCCCGCGCAAGGCGCTGGGTGAACTCTCATCTCTCCTGGCGAACACGCCCACCAGCGAAGATAACGACTTCATCGAATTTGCCGACGACGAAACCACCCTCTTCTTCCGCATCGGCGGACGCGTGCTCACCAGCCGCAAACTCACGGGCCAGTTCCCCAACTACGAAGCTGTCCTGCCGCGCGACAACAACAAGTTCGTCATCGTCCGCAGCGAAGACCTTATGGGTGCTCTGCAGCGTGTGTCGCAGTTTGCCGACGAGCGCAGCGGCGCCATCAAGATTCGCCTGGAGCAGAACGAACTCCGCATCTCATCGTCCTCAACGGACGCGGGTGAATCAGAGGATTCCATCGAAACGCCATACAACTACGACCCGCTCGTAGTCGGCTTCAACTCGGCCTATCTCATCGACTTCCTCAAAGCCATCGGCAACACCGGCGAAGTACGTCTCGAATTCAAGGACGCACAATCCGCAGGCCAGATGCGTCCGGAAGACGCCAATGAAGACCAGAAGTATCGCTACATCCTGATGCCCATGCGCATCTGA
- a CDS encoding DUF2950 domain-containing protein, whose protein sequence is MSMQNRKLALSTRLLALALFLPLAACNRSDGNKAVEPSAKTFTSPEDAASALVAAVKSKDEGTILGIFGPDSKPVIYSGDSVEDKNAAMKFIARYEEMHRWRRLDDGSESLVIGADNYPFPIPLRKNADGKWFFDTAAGKEEVLSRRVGQNEFDVMDIAAGIADAQAEYFSQPHDGQPAKQYAAKFLSDPGKQNGLYWKTSEGQPPSPLGPLAASATAEGYAANPSGHTTFHGYLFKMLNSQTDKAPGGARAYFVDGKMTNGFAFVAYPAEYGNSGVMTFIMNQDGVLLEKDLGTNTVQTVSAMTAFDPDPSWKIVQ, encoded by the coding sequence ATGTCGATGCAAAATCGCAAACTCGCGCTTTCGACCCGTCTGCTGGCGCTCGCCCTGTTTCTTCCGCTGGCCGCCTGCAATCGTTCTGATGGCAATAAGGCGGTAGAGCCTTCTGCTAAAACGTTCACCTCTCCGGAGGATGCGGCAAGCGCTCTGGTCGCAGCAGTGAAATCGAAAGACGAAGGCACCATTCTTGGAATCTTCGGCCCGGATTCGAAGCCGGTCATCTACTCTGGCGACTCTGTTGAGGACAAGAATGCCGCGATGAAGTTTATCGCTCGGTATGAGGAGATGCATCGTTGGCGCAGACTGGACGACGGCAGCGAGTCACTGGTGATTGGCGCGGATAACTATCCATTCCCGATTCCTCTGCGGAAGAACGCTGACGGCAAGTGGTTCTTTGATACCGCGGCTGGAAAAGAAGAAGTTCTGTCGCGGCGCGTGGGACAGAATGAGTTTGACGTGATGGACATCGCCGCAGGCATTGCAGACGCACAGGCGGAATACTTTAGCCAACCGCATGATGGTCAACCCGCAAAACAATACGCAGCAAAATTTCTAAGTGATCCGGGCAAGCAGAACGGACTGTACTGGAAGACCAGCGAAGGTCAGCCGCCGAGTCCGCTTGGGCCCCTGGCTGCTTCCGCAACCGCTGAGGGATACGCGGCAAACCCGAGCGGACACACCACGTTTCATGGCTACCTGTTTAAGATGCTTAACAGTCAGACCGATAAAGCTCCGGGTGGTGCTAGGGCTTATTTCGTGGATGGAAAGATGACGAATGGTTTCGCCTTCGTTGCCTATCCCGCAGAGTACGGAAACTCAGGCGTGATGACTTTCATCATGAACCAGGACGGCGTGCTGCTGGAAAAGGATCTGGGAACGAACACAGTTCAGACTGTCTCTGCAATGACCGCGTTTGATCCTGATCCGAGCTGGAAGATTGTTCAGTAA
- a CDS encoding SGNH/GDSL hydrolase family protein, with protein sequence MATRLLALLLFIPLFCHAQSKPYTQMYVFGDSYSDSGAGYIDGNGPTAIVYLAQRLGIPFTYFGDPKTNSEHPIREGLNFAVSGARSGEGKGSYGPHRELLGRGMWNQVDDFATLVKAGDIHFDAKQTMFFLLGGLNDRTLPAGQTRDHEAALIDTLYALGARRFMVALLPVKIPQFATAGERANAELTTLPQQMKSKYPDIQIALSNWGPFFDQAIMHPSQYGFTNTTDKCAGRALRNEDTTPCATPETYFFYHEGHPSTATHKVVGNMLYEEAVALTE encoded by the coding sequence ATGGCTACGCGGCTGCTTGCTCTCCTGCTCTTTATCCCCTTGTTCTGCCACGCGCAGAGCAAGCCTTACACGCAAATGTATGTCTTCGGCGACAGTTACTCCGACTCTGGTGCCGGCTACATTGACGGCAATGGACCAACAGCCATCGTCTATCTCGCACAACGCCTCGGCATCCCCTTCACTTACTTCGGCGACCCGAAGACAAACAGCGAACACCCCATCCGCGAAGGTCTCAACTTCGCCGTCAGCGGTGCACGATCCGGCGAAGGCAAAGGCAGCTATGGACCACATCGCGAGTTGCTGGGCCGCGGCATGTGGAACCAGGTGGATGACTTCGCCACACTCGTAAAAGCAGGCGACATACACTTCGATGCCAAGCAGACTATGTTCTTTCTGCTTGGCGGCCTAAACGATCGCACACTCCCTGCAGGCCAAACACGCGACCATGAAGCAGCACTCATTGACACGCTTTACGCCCTCGGCGCGCGCCGCTTCATGGTCGCCTTATTGCCGGTGAAGATTCCGCAGTTCGCCACCGCAGGCGAACGCGCCAACGCCGAACTCACCACGCTTCCGCAACAGATGAAATCAAAGTATCCGGACATCCAGATCGCGCTCAGCAACTGGGGTCCATTCTTTGATCAAGCCATCATGCACCCATCACAGTACGGCTTCACTAACACCACGGATAAGTGCGCCGGACGCGCTCTACGCAATGAAGACACCACGCCCTGCGCCACACCGGAAACCTACTTCTTCTACCACGAAGGCCATCCGTCAACCGCCACACACAAAGTAGTAGGCAACATGCTGTATGAAGAAGCAGTAGCCCTCACGGAGTAA
- a CDS encoding cation:proton antiporter yields MHIPATTLTYLILIFGLLVVPRALQRFRIPAPLTCFALGILVAIFFKPLVGDRVGTVVATFGIAALFLLAGLEVDLVEIRQQLPRLSGYLASRTVFLCAFAWVGIRYFHMSWQAATLLALGLLTPSTGFILDTLPNSGLDTSEQAEVSIDAIAGEIMALLLLFLVSQSGSMVVLGTSALVLLLLIVLTPFLFLFFGKYVVPYAPGSEFSLLLMVGIVCAVITQNLGIHYLIGAFIAGIIASLLKTRMAKLASPENLHAVRLFSSFFIPFYFFHEGMDIPSGALVLKSLLYGVLLSIVVIPIRLSKNWLQTRYLSHRTAKAAFRVAIALEPTLIFTLVIAGVLHEAFHIPDALYGGLLVYAAVTTILPSLVLPGLSIATEPEA; encoded by the coding sequence ATGCACATACCTGCCACGACCCTGACGTACCTGATCCTGATCTTCGGCCTGCTGGTTGTGCCCCGCGCACTCCAGCGATTCCGCATACCGGCGCCTCTTACCTGCTTCGCCCTCGGCATCCTCGTCGCCATCTTTTTCAAGCCGCTGGTCGGCGATCGCGTTGGAACCGTGGTTGCCACCTTCGGAATCGCGGCGCTCTTTCTTCTCGCCGGTCTTGAGGTTGATCTCGTCGAGATCCGTCAGCAGCTGCCGCGACTCAGTGGGTACCTGGCCAGCCGTACTGTTTTTCTCTGTGCATTCGCATGGGTCGGCATTCGTTATTTTCATATGTCATGGCAGGCGGCAACTCTGCTGGCGCTTGGTCTGTTGACACCGTCCACCGGCTTCATCCTCGACACGCTACCCAACTCCGGCCTCGACACCAGCGAACAGGCAGAGGTAAGCATCGACGCCATCGCCGGCGAAATCATGGCGCTCTTGTTGCTCTTTCTCGTCTCTCAGTCGGGATCAATGGTTGTGCTTGGTACGTCCGCACTTGTTCTTCTTCTGCTTATCGTCCTTACGCCGTTTCTGTTTCTGTTCTTCGGCAAATACGTCGTCCCGTACGCGCCAGGGTCTGAGTTTTCTCTTCTGCTCATGGTCGGCATCGTGTGCGCAGTCATCACGCAGAATCTTGGCATCCATTACCTGATCGGCGCGTTCATCGCAGGAATAATCGCCAGCCTTCTCAAAACACGAATGGCAAAACTCGCCTCTCCAGAAAACCTGCACGCCGTGCGCCTGTTCTCTTCTTTCTTCATCCCCTTCTACTTCTTTCATGAGGGGATGGACATACCCTCAGGCGCGCTGGTTCTCAAGTCTCTTCTCTATGGAGTGCTGCTCTCCATCGTTGTGATACCCATCCGGCTCAGTAAGAACTGGCTGCAGACGCGTTATCTCTCGCATCGAACAGCAAAGGCAGCCTTCCGCGTTGCCATCGCGCTTGAGCCAACGCTGATCTTCACACTCGTCATCGCAGGCGTCCTCCATGAAGCATTCCATATCCCCGATGCTCTCTACGGAGGTCTTCTGGTCTACGCCGCAGTCACAACGATCCTGCCATCATTGGTTCTCCCTGGCCTGTCCATCGCCACAGAACCAGAGGCGTAA